The following proteins are encoded in a genomic region of Bacillus mesophilus:
- a CDS encoding iron-sulfur cluster biosynthesis family protein, whose amino-acid sequence MKVVLKPLAINQLKTIPLNEHEGIRIEAIFVGSCALFIDHHLYIDNKKVNDKQMNIDGIDLLISKDSQEHLPETIYIDYNDNLGYKLYSNEETYRYNLQLGRK is encoded by the coding sequence ATGAAAGTGGTGTTGAAACCATTAGCTATCAATCAATTAAAGACAATACCCTTAAATGAACATGAGGGAATAAGAATTGAAGCAATTTTTGTTGGAAGTTGTGCATTATTTATAGATCATCATCTCTATATAGATAACAAAAAAGTAAATGATAAACAAATGAATATTGACGGTATTGATCTTTTAATTTCAAAAGATAGTCAAGAACATTTACCAGAAACTATTTATATAGACTATAATGATAACCTTGGCTATAAATTGTACTCTAATGAAGAGACGTATCGTTATAACTTACAGCTCGGTAGAAAGTAA
- a CDS encoding GNAT family N-acetyltransferase: MFQTERCFIMRITDQDLTDIIKLYASEEVRRFLGGPVEAAKVKKNILKLLTQSNIHHYWCIRDKKSLNFIGLISLDTHHDGESIEVSYQLLPEWWGAQYASETIKAIIDYAFYEINLTRLVAETQAANIASCKVLEKLGMTLKEKVQRFGAEQYIYELNQSEYKIS, encoded by the coding sequence ATGTTCCAGACTGAAAGGTGCTTTATTATGAGGATAACGGACCAAGACCTAACAGATATAATTAAATTGTACGCTAGTGAGGAAGTAAGGAGGTTCCTAGGAGGGCCGGTTGAAGCAGCAAAAGTAAAAAAGAACATTTTGAAACTATTAACTCAAAGTAACATACATCATTACTGGTGTATTAGAGATAAAAAGTCATTGAATTTTATTGGGCTTATTTCATTGGACACACATCATGATGGGGAATCTATAGAGGTGTCATACCAACTTCTTCCTGAATGGTGGGGAGCCCAGTATGCTAGTGAAACAATTAAAGCTATAATTGATTACGCGTTTTATGAGATTAACTTAACAAGACTAGTGGCGGAAACTCAAGCTGCCAATATTGCTTCATGTAAAGTGCTTGAAAAATTAGGGATGACTCTTAAGGAAAAAGTGCAGAGGTTTGGTGCCGAACAGTATATATATGAATTGAACCAATCTGAATATAAGATTTCTTAA
- the pepF gene encoding oligoendopeptidase F, whose product MILNTYQTREAVPVEETWRLEDIYESEAAWQKDYEQVVELTKKLKEFDGQIHNGGLLLNYLKLEEEISFVYRKLFAYGMLQNDLDTRVTSAQVLRDKASQLGQQVSAARAFFMPFLLGLEEETLKNYIEEAEGLTYFEKDLYEAYRYKKHVLSKEKEEIVALMGEALAAPSKIYGMINNADIKFGEVTNDDGEKVELTRGMFAKLIKSEDREKRKEAYKAYYKPYVEQQNTIASTLASAIKNNVLTTKLREYPSALEKALFSDVVPKEVYENLIQVTRDHIAPMHKYTEIRKQLLGLEELRPYDLNVSLVQGVEKEISYEEAYSLMLKSLEPLGEDYVSTLASFKEKRYFDVRETPAKRSGAYNMGVYGVHPFVLLNHQDDIRSLFTLTHECGHAMHSYYSSKHQPQISAGYSIFVAEVASTVNEILLIRYLLETTEDTQMKKYLLNYFIDSFKGTFFTQVMFAEFEKLTHEKAEQDEPLNVEIFNSIYEDIFRVYNGEALEFDEEVKYGWSRIPHFYRPFYVYKYATGYVSAIQIADKILSGDQEVLQNYLTFLKSGSSEYPLELLKKTGVDLMKPEPIQNALSIFSDLVEEFASL is encoded by the coding sequence ATTATTTTGAATACATATCAAACAAGAGAAGCTGTACCGGTAGAAGAAACTTGGAGACTAGAAGACATATATGAGAGTGAAGCAGCTTGGCAAAAGGATTACGAACAAGTTGTTGAACTTACAAAAAAATTAAAAGAATTTGATGGTCAAATACATAACGGTGGATTACTACTAAACTACCTCAAACTTGAAGAGGAAATAAGTTTTGTTTATAGAAAATTATTTGCTTACGGAATGCTTCAAAACGATCTTGATACTCGTGTTACTTCCGCTCAAGTCCTTCGAGATAAGGCATCCCAATTAGGGCAGCAGGTAAGTGCTGCTAGAGCATTTTTTATGCCTTTCTTATTAGGCTTGGAGGAAGAAACCCTAAAGAACTACATAGAAGAAGCAGAGGGTCTTACCTATTTTGAAAAAGACCTTTATGAGGCATATCGTTATAAGAAGCATGTACTGTCAAAGGAAAAGGAAGAAATAGTAGCACTAATGGGTGAGGCACTTGCTGCACCGAGTAAAATTTACGGGATGATTAATAATGCAGACATTAAATTTGGCGAAGTGACAAATGATGACGGGGAAAAGGTAGAATTAACACGAGGAATGTTTGCAAAACTGATAAAAAGTGAAGATCGAGAGAAACGTAAGGAAGCTTACAAAGCTTACTATAAACCATATGTAGAGCAACAAAACACAATTGCTTCTACACTTGCCTCTGCAATTAAAAATAATGTACTAACAACAAAATTAAGAGAATATCCATCAGCTTTAGAAAAAGCTTTATTTTCTGATGTTGTTCCTAAGGAAGTCTATGAAAACCTAATCCAAGTAACGAGAGATCATATTGCACCTATGCACAAGTATACTGAAATTAGGAAGCAACTTCTCGGTTTAGAAGAATTGCGTCCATATGATTTAAATGTGTCCTTAGTTCAAGGTGTTGAAAAAGAAATCTCATATGAAGAAGCCTATAGCTTAATGCTAAAGAGCCTAGAGCCATTAGGTGAAGATTATGTTTCAACGTTAGCTAGCTTTAAAGAAAAGCGTTATTTTGATGTAAGGGAAACACCAGCTAAGAGGTCGGGTGCCTATAATATGGGTGTTTATGGTGTTCATCCATTTGTACTCCTCAACCATCAGGATGACATTCGAAGTTTATTCACATTAACCCATGAATGTGGTCACGCGATGCATTCTTACTATAGTAGTAAACACCAGCCTCAAATTAGTGCTGGTTACTCGATCTTTGTAGCAGAAGTGGCTTCCACTGTTAATGAGATTTTACTTATACGTTATCTATTAGAGACAACAGAAGATACACAAATGAAGAAGTATTTATTGAACTATTTTATAGATAGCTTTAAGGGGACATTTTTTACTCAGGTGATGTTCGCAGAGTTTGAAAAGCTCACGCATGAAAAGGCTGAACAAGATGAGCCATTAAATGTTGAGATTTTCAACTCCATTTATGAAGATATATTCCGAGTTTACAATGGTGAAGCTCTCGAATTTGATGAAGAAGTTAAGTATGGCTGGTCTCGTATACCACATTTCTACCGACCTTTCTATGTTTATAAATATGCTACTGGCTATGTATCAGCCATCCAAATAGCTGATAAAATTCTGTCAGGAGATCAAGAAGTTTTACAAAATTATTTAACGTTTTTAAAGAGTGGTAGCTCGGAATACCCTTTAGAATTACTAAAGAAAACAGGTGTGGATTTAATGAAACCGGAGCCTATCCAAAATGCCTTATCTATCTTTAGTGACTTGGTAGAGGAGTTTGCCTCACTATAA
- a CDS encoding spore germination protein, translating into MHNPSTDGNSRDNINSLNKRCIRLFGFFRRRSQSSSQNQNHSSHIESKNKPQLTSDLEKNVNTIINLMDSPSDLVTRRLQVGNYKVTLVYFDGLIDKATLNEFIIKNFQEDVSTLKNQPLSPSTSFIEYLKNEVFSAAELKTVSTLDELMLDILSGDTAVLIDGLDQGIVIGTRGWESRSIEEPITEALVRGPRDGFTENIRTNMVLIRRRIRDPNLRFESFKVGRRSKKDLVISYIAGIAHPQIIDEVIRRVETIDMDDVPETGYVEQWIEDNFLSPFPQVLNTERPDKVSAALTQGKVAIFLDGTPFALVAPLTFGETLQSPEDYYERWYIGTLIRILRYFCAFVALFLPSLYVALVSFHPGMIPSKLAFSIISTREGVPFPSLFEAFFMELTMEILREAGVRLPKPIGQTVGIVGGLVIGEAAVSAGIVSPIMVIVVAVTAISTFVIPTYSFAISIRMLRFVFLIVAGVFGFYGIILTYIAINVHMANLKSFGVPYTVPFAPSFYKDWKDLVLRAPVTFFSNRPKLMQTGDDVRMKGRK; encoded by the coding sequence ATGCATAATCCTTCTACTGATGGAAATAGTAGGGATAACATAAACTCTCTAAATAAGAGGTGTATTAGATTGTTCGGTTTTTTCAGAAGAAGAAGTCAGTCATCAAGTCAGAATCAAAATCATTCTTCCCACATAGAAAGTAAAAATAAACCTCAATTAACTTCTGATTTAGAAAAGAATGTAAATACTATTATTAACCTGATGGATTCCCCAAGTGACTTAGTAACTAGAAGGTTACAGGTAGGTAATTATAAAGTAACTTTAGTCTATTTTGATGGATTAATTGATAAGGCAACCCTTAATGAGTTCATTATAAAAAATTTTCAAGAAGATGTATCTACTTTAAAAAATCAACCACTATCTCCTTCAACGTCATTTATTGAGTACCTTAAAAATGAAGTCTTCTCAGCAGCAGAGTTGAAAACCGTGTCTACGTTGGATGAACTTATGTTAGATATTCTATCGGGTGATACTGCTGTTTTAATTGATGGTCTCGATCAAGGAATAGTGATAGGTACAAGAGGCTGGGAGAGTCGGTCAATTGAAGAACCAATAACTGAAGCGTTGGTACGTGGCCCAAGAGATGGGTTTACAGAAAATATTCGAACGAATATGGTTCTCATACGAAGGAGAATAAGGGATCCCAATTTACGATTTGAATCGTTTAAGGTTGGCAGGCGTTCCAAAAAAGATTTGGTCATTTCATATATTGCCGGTATTGCTCATCCCCAAATTATTGATGAGGTAATCCGAAGAGTAGAAACAATTGATATGGATGATGTCCCTGAAACAGGCTATGTAGAACAATGGATCGAGGATAATTTTTTATCACCCTTTCCACAAGTCTTAAATACAGAAAGACCGGATAAAGTTTCGGCTGCACTAACACAAGGGAAGGTTGCTATTTTTCTAGATGGTACCCCTTTTGCATTAGTTGCCCCACTAACTTTTGGAGAAACCTTACAATCTCCTGAGGATTATTATGAACGGTGGTATATTGGTACCCTGATTAGGATATTACGTTATTTTTGCGCTTTTGTAGCTTTGTTTTTACCAAGCTTATATGTAGCTCTTGTATCTTTTCATCCCGGCATGATTCCTTCGAAATTAGCTTTTTCGATCATTTCAACTAGAGAAGGAGTTCCATTTCCTTCATTGTTTGAAGCATTTTTTATGGAGTTAACCATGGAAATCCTTAGAGAAGCTGGGGTCAGGTTACCTAAACCAATCGGGCAAACAGTGGGGATCGTAGGAGGTCTAGTGATCGGGGAGGCTGCCGTTAGTGCCGGAATAGTTAGTCCAATCATGGTTATTGTTGTGGCTGTTACGGCGATCTCAACCTTTGTTATTCCTACTTATTCTTTTGCAATTTCAATTAGAATGCTTCGCTTCGTTTTTCTCATTGTTGCAGGTGTATTTGGATTTTATGGAATCATCCTAACCTATATCGCTATTAACGTTCATATGGCGAACCTTAAATCATTCGGCGTCCCTTATACTGTACCATTTGCACCAAGCTTCTATAAAGATTGGAAGGATTTGGTCCTTAGAGCACCAGTAACCTTTTTCAGTAACAGACCCAAGTTAATGCAAACCGGAGATGACGTTCGTATGAAAGGGAGGAAGTAA
- a CDS encoding GerAB/ArcD/ProY family transporter, producing MRPFEYADSKIGGKELVYIIASMSIGVGILTLPRLVATHTKTFDGWISILAAGLFFMFFGWLLAKVVSTFSQKNFFEYCSLLLTKPIAFCLTIILALTFLFTCSLEARVVANISKLYMFDRTPIEAVTLVFILVVVYAVMGTRIALLRLNMMFLPIVLGVTLLVQGFNIPLFEIDSLRPTFTTPLVGYWRAAQETVFSYIGYVVILVYISLMKNPKDAPKMTILGIGIPIVLYLIIFAVAVGVFGNMATAQITYPTIEIAKEIQAPGGFLERFESIFFTVWIMTIFNTASMALDIVVHLLKSIFSIKKNTLIFILSPLVFLISITPENTNQIQMLGKVIAGIGLFYGVILAVLLYIVQRIKGVHVDAEN from the coding sequence ATGAGGCCCTTCGAATATGCGGATAGTAAAATAGGCGGAAAGGAATTAGTGTATATTATCGCATCGATGTCAATTGGTGTGGGAATCTTGACCCTACCTAGGTTGGTTGCAACACATACTAAAACCTTTGATGGTTGGATTTCCATTCTAGCTGCTGGACTATTTTTTATGTTTTTTGGGTGGTTATTAGCTAAAGTTGTCTCCACCTTTTCTCAAAAAAATTTCTTTGAATACTGTTCGCTTTTATTAACAAAGCCGATTGCTTTTTGTTTAACTATTATTTTGGCTCTAACATTTTTGTTTACTTGCTCTCTAGAAGCAAGAGTAGTTGCCAATATCTCAAAGCTTTACATGTTTGACCGAACGCCAATAGAGGCAGTAACATTGGTATTCATCTTAGTTGTAGTTTACGCTGTAATGGGTACTAGAATCGCATTACTCCGATTAAACATGATGTTCTTGCCTATTGTATTAGGGGTTACTCTTCTTGTACAGGGATTTAACATTCCCTTGTTTGAAATAGATAGTTTACGACCTACTTTTACAACACCACTTGTAGGTTATTGGCGTGCAGCTCAAGAAACAGTGTTTTCTTACATTGGGTATGTCGTAATCCTAGTTTATATTTCTTTAATGAAAAACCCAAAGGATGCCCCCAAAATGACCATATTAGGAATAGGGATTCCCATTGTTCTTTATCTCATTATATTTGCGGTAGCTGTAGGGGTTTTTGGTAACATGGCAACTGCCCAAATTACCTATCCTACTATTGAGATAGCAAAAGAAATTCAAGCTCCAGGTGGGTTTTTGGAAAGGTTTGAGTCTATCTTTTTCACTGTATGGATTATGACAATCTTTAATACTGCCTCCATGGCACTCGATATTGTAGTACATCTATTAAAATCCATTTTTAGCATTAAAAAGAATACATTGATTTTTATTTTATCTCCTTTGGTCTTTTTAATTTCGATAACACCTGAAAATACAAATCAAATTCAAATGTTAGGTAAGGTGATAGCGGGAATTGGACTTTTTTATGGTGTTATACTTGCGGTCCTTCTGTATATAGTTCAACGAATTAAAGGGGTTCATGTAGATGCGGAAAATTAA
- a CDS encoding Ger(x)C family spore germination protein has product MRKIKILTILLILLMNSGCWDSIEIEQRGFVIGVGIDLAEKKGEEGDKLLKLTQQFVVPAAMSGSGSSSGEGTQEAYQNIESVGNTIFEMVRTVAAQTSRSPFYEHIKLIVISEEVAKSEKFPDVIDFFLRYPEMRRGIQVMITPDSAKDILEFKPGNEKLPSMFIQSISRNNYKNARMVPPTRIGDLHGHLLGTESFMIQMVSKLSKEEVKLTGHAVINGKSDQLVGFIREDATEGANFLTGEIKGGLLEAELGGEVIIFQINEVKTQIKPIVSSKEDIKFKINISTTGSIPESFAPINLLEQKDIKQIEKAVEEKIRYFVGLAIDEVQKEMKTDVLGFGRAIMVQESKHWEKLKDNWDFGENYFSKSEIDLSIDVTVSRNGAIIKSSLE; this is encoded by the coding sequence ATGCGGAAAATTAAGATATTAACAATTCTACTCATTTTACTAATGAATTCAGGTTGCTGGGACTCAATTGAAATTGAACAACGTGGCTTTGTAATTGGTGTCGGTATTGATTTGGCTGAAAAAAAAGGTGAAGAGGGAGATAAGTTGCTCAAACTAACTCAGCAATTCGTTGTCCCTGCTGCTATGAGCGGATCAGGATCTAGTAGTGGTGAGGGAACACAAGAAGCCTATCAAAACATTGAATCTGTGGGGAACACTATATTTGAGATGGTAAGAACAGTTGCCGCTCAGACAAGTAGATCACCCTTTTATGAACATATCAAATTAATCGTCATATCGGAAGAGGTGGCAAAATCCGAAAAATTCCCAGATGTAATAGATTTTTTTCTTAGATATCCAGAAATGCGAAGAGGAATTCAAGTAATGATCACACCTGATTCAGCTAAAGACATACTAGAGTTTAAGCCAGGTAATGAAAAGTTACCATCAATGTTTATTCAATCTATTTCTCGTAATAACTACAAAAATGCGAGAATGGTCCCACCAACAAGAATAGGTGATTTACATGGACACTTATTAGGAACAGAAAGCTTTATGATACAAATGGTTTCAAAGTTAAGTAAAGAAGAAGTGAAACTTACTGGCCACGCAGTTATAAACGGTAAATCAGATCAACTAGTGGGATTTATTAGAGAAGATGCAACCGAAGGAGCTAACTTTCTTACAGGTGAAATAAAAGGAGGACTTCTTGAGGCGGAGTTAGGTGGGGAAGTTATCATCTTTCAAATCAATGAAGTGAAAACGCAAATTAAACCTATCGTATCTAGTAAAGAAGATATTAAGTTTAAGATTAATATCTCTACAACGGGGTCCATTCCAGAATCATTTGCTCCAATCAACTTATTAGAACAAAAAGACATCAAGCAAATTGAAAAAGCTGTAGAAGAAAAAATCCGTTATTTTGTAGGATTAGCAATAGATGAAGTTCAAAAAGAAATGAAAACAGATGTACTTGGATTTGGGAGGGCAATTATGGTCCAAGAGTCAAAACATTGGGAGAAGCTTAAAGATAATTGGGATTTTGGAGAAAACTATTTTTCTAAAAGTGAAATTGATTTAAGCATAGATGTAACTGTAAGTAGAAATGGAGCAATTATTAAATCATCACTTGAATAA
- a CDS encoding DNA-binding protein yields MRRNWTLDEINFLEENVGHIKISSIAQKLNRSEQAVILKLNRIGLSNTKEQFGQLTVGELSRLIKVERKTVCGWIKNYGLKSIKKTTRATKKFSFVDPKDFWKWAEENRERLDFSRIDPHTIPPEPDWVKHERVQDSKVEQQNYKSWTIKEERELRDLISMGMSFKEVAKSLNRTNSSVERKYHRMKSSLKLVQNIN; encoded by the coding sequence ATGAGAAGGAATTGGACATTAGATGAAATAAACTTTTTAGAAGAGAATGTTGGACATATTAAAATTTCCAGTATAGCTCAAAAACTTAATCGTAGTGAACAAGCTGTTATTCTAAAATTAAATAGAATCGGATTATCTAATACAAAAGAGCAATTTGGACAACTCACAGTAGGTGAATTAAGCCGTCTAATAAAAGTGGAAAGAAAGACAGTCTGTGGGTGGATTAAGAATTATGGTTTAAAAAGCATCAAAAAAACTACAAGAGCAACAAAAAAATTTAGCTTCGTCGACCCTAAAGACTTTTGGAAATGGGCAGAAGAGAATAGAGAAAGGCTGGATTTCTCAAGAATTGACCCTCATACTATACCTCCTGAGCCAGATTGGGTAAAACACGAAAGAGTTCAAGACTCTAAAGTTGAACAACAAAATTACAAATCCTGGACAATAAAAGAAGAAAGAGAGCTAAGAGACCTTATCTCTATGGGAATGAGCTTTAAAGAAGTGGCAAAATCATTAAACCGAACAAACAGTAGTGTTGAAAGAAAGTACCATAGAATGAAATCTTCCCTGAAGTTAGTTCAAAATATTAACTAG